The genomic DNA GGACGTGGCGGCGTGCGGGTTGTGCGGAACCGATCTGCACATCCTGCAGGGCGAGTTCGCGCCCACGCTGCCGGTGGTGCCGGGGCACGAGTTCGCGGGCGAGGTCGTCGGCATCGGCCGCGACGTCACCGAGGTCGCGGTCGGCGACCGGGTCGCCGTGGACCCGTCGCTGTACTGCCACGAGTGCCGCAAGTGCCGTACCGGCCACGGCAACCTGTGCGAGCGGTGGGGCGCCATCGGCGTCACCGTCGCCGGCGGGGCGGCGGAGTACGCGGTCGCGCCGGTCGCCAACTGCGTCCGGCTGCCCGACCACGTACGCACCCAGGACGCGGCGCTGATCGAGCCGCTGTCGTGCGCGGTGCGCGGCTACGACGTGCTCAACAGCAAGCTCGCCGCCCATGTGCTCATCTACGGCACGGGCACGATGGGGCTGATGATGCTGGAGCTGGCCAAGCGCACCGGCGCCGCGGCGGTGGACGTGGTCGACCTCAACCCCGAGCGGCTGGCCACCGCGCAGAAGGTGGGGTGCAGCCGGGCGGCGGCCACGCCGGAGGAGTTCGGGCAGCCGGAGGGGTGGGACGTCGTCATCGACGCCACCGGCAACGCGGCGGCGATCCAGGACGGTCTGGGCCGGGTCGGGAAGGCCGGCACCTTCCTGCAGTTCGGGGTGGCGGACTACGCGACGACCGCCACCATCGAGCCGTACCGCATCTACAACCAGGAGATCACCATCACCGGCTCGATGGCCGTGCTGCACAGCTACGAGCGGGCGGCGGAGCTGTTCGCCGCTGACGTGCTCGACCCCGAACTGCTCATCAGCGACCGGCTGCCGCTGGAACAATACCCGGCCGCCCTGGAGCAGTTCGCGTCGGGGAAGGGCCGGAAGATCGTGGTGGTGCCGTAACTGCGGAGGCCGGTGTGGGCGCCGTGTGAGACGAGTCTCAGGCGGCGCTCATATATGCCGATTCAGTACGCTACGGCCGCTGTTGCCCGCTGGCACACTGGGGACTTGTCGGCAGACCCCTCCACGCCACGGAAGGACGGCGAGGTCAGGTGGCCATGATGGACTGTCCGGGCTGCGGCAGGTGGCACGACGCGGGCGGCGCGCCCTGGTGCGCCGCCGCCACCGGCCCGGCCCCGGACGCCCCGGCGGGCGGCGGGCCCGTCCCGCTCCAGGAGCCGGGCCCGGCGGTGCCGGGGCCGGATCCGCGCGATCTGGAGCTGTTCGCCGAGGGCCGCGCGGCGTACCCGGACACCGCCCCGTACACGCCGGTGCCCCCGGACGACGACACGCTGGAGCAGCCCGTCGTCCCCGGCCGGGCCCGGCACGGCCGGGGGCGGCGCCGGCGCCCGCCCCGCGCGCGGCTCGCGGCCCTCGCGGCGGCCGGGGTGGCGGCGATCTCCGGCGGGCTGGTCGCGGCGAACGTGCTCGGCGGTGACGGCAGACCCGACGCCGACCGCGCCGACGAGCGCCCCGACGCCCCGTTCGGACCGCTGCCGACGAACTCCGCCGGCACCCCCGACGCCCCCGGCACCCCGTCGGCGGCGAGCCCGCCGCCCGCGCGGGCCGACGCGCAGGACCGCGCGCAGCGCTCCCGGCCCTCCACGGCCCCGCCGCCCGCACCGACCGCGGACCCGACGACGCCCGGGCCCAGCCCCGGCGGCAGCTCCACGGAGCCCGGCAGCCCGTCGTCGACCGCCTCCTCGCGGGCGACGGTGTCGGCGCCGAGCGGCACCCCGTCGGGCTCGCAGTCCCCCTCCCCCTCCGACTCGCCCACCCCGACGCCCACCGGCAGCGAGGGCGAGGAGGGCGAACAGGAGCGCGGCCGGCCGGACCAGCAGGGCGACCGGCACCCGAACGGGTGAGCCCGGAACCGCGGCGCGCGGTGCCCGCCGGGGTGCGCGGATGCGCGATCACCCCGGGGAGGCGAGATTGGGGGCATGGCCGGTGCCCATCCGAGTGCGCAGCTCGACGCGCTGCTGCTCGGCGTCCTCTTCGACCGGGCGCGCTCCGCGCTGCTGGTCTTCGACTCCGAGCTGCGGCTACTGCGCGCCAACGCCTCCGCGTGCCTGCTCCCGGGAGTGCCTGAGGAGCCGGCGGAGGAGGACGGGGAGCGTACGGAACGAGGCGCACCGTCCGCGCGGGACGTGGGGGCGGTCGCCGACGGGGCCGAGCTGCAGCAACTGCTCCGGCACGTGCTCGCGTCCGGTGACCCGGTGCGCGGCGTGCGGATGGCCGGCGACGGCGACCGGGTGCTGTCGGTCTCCGCCTACCCGATGAGCGACGGCGACGGTGAGGGTGCCCTCGTGGCCGTGCTCGCCCACGTCCGCGACATCACCGAGCGGCGCCGGGCCCGGTCCCGGCTGGAGCTGCTGTACGCCGCGGAGGCGCGCATCGGCGCCCTGCTCGACGTCGGCCGGGTGGCGCAGGAGCTGGCCGCGGTCGTCGTGCCCGCGCTGGCGGACGCCGTGGTGGTCGACATCGCCGACTCGGTGTGGCGGGGCGAGCAGTCGGCGCCGGCGCAGGGGGTGGAGGAACTGGCGCTGCGGCGGGCGGCGGTGGCGCCGTCGGCGTACCGGGAGGAGGACGGCGTCGGCGCGCAGGTGCGCTACCCGTACGCCTCCCCGCAGTCCAGCGCGCTGACGGACCTGCGCCCGCGGCTCATCCAGCACCCGGCGCACGCCGGGCCCGCGGTCGGCGGCGACGGGGACCGGGGGCACTCCGTACCGGAGCCCGATCCCGCGAGCGGGCCCCCGGGCGAGCGGGGCGCACCCGTGACCCTGCCCGACGCCGCGGACGAAGCGCACTCGCTCATCTTCGTGCCGATGACCGCGCGCGGCGCGCTCCTCGGCCTGGTCACCCTCTACCGCTCCGAGCGCCCCACCCCCTTCGACGACGCCGACCTGCGGCTGGCCACCGAGGTCGCAGAACTGGCGGCGGTGAGCGTCGACAACGCCCGCCGCCAGACCCGCACCCACACCACCGCCTCCGCCCTCCAGCGCAGCCTGCTGCCCGCGCACCTGCCGGAGAACAGCGCGATCGAGGCGGGCCTGGCGTACGTGCCGGGCACCTTCCCCGGCACCGGCGGCGCGGGCGGCGACTGGTTCGACGTCATCGGGCTGTCCGGCGCCCGCGTGGCGCTGGTGGTGGGCGACGTCACCGGCACCGGGCTGCACGCCGCGGCGACCATGGGCCGGCTGCGTTCGGCGATCGACACCATGGCCGGCCTCGACCTGCCGCCGGACGAGCTGCTGACCCATCTGGACGCGCTGGTGTCCCGGCTGATGCAGGAGCCGCCCGACCCGTTCGCCGACCCGCAGCGCAACCTGCCGACGCCCGCGGCAACCTGCGTCTACGCCGTCCACGACCCCATCGCGATGCGGGTGACCCTGGCGCTCGCCGGGCACCCGCCGCCGGTCGTCGTCCGGACGGACGGCAGCAGCGAGGTCGTCGAGGCGGCGACCGGCCCGGCGCTGGGCGGCGGCTCCAGCACGTACGGCTGCGCCGAACTCGACCTGCCCGAGGGCAGTCTGCTCGCGCTCTACACCAACGGCCTGCTGCCCGAGCGGCCCGAGGAGTCGCTGGCCCGGCTGCGCCGTTCGCTCGCCCGCCCGGGGCGCCCGGTGCAGGACCTGTGCGACGCGGCCGTACGCGACCTGCTGCCCGCCCGGCCGAGCGACGACGCGGTGCTGCTGGCGGCCCGGCTCCGGGCACTGCCGCCGGACCGCGTGGTCTCGGTACGGCTGCCGGTGGACCACTCCGCCCTCTCCGACGCCCGCGACCTGGTGCGCCGGCGGCTCACGGAATGGGGGCTGCGGGAGCTGACCCTGCCCACCGAACTCATCGTCAGCGAACTCCTCGCCAACGCGGTCCGGCACGCGCCCGGGCCCATCGGGCTCAAGCTCATCCTGCAGTCGGTGCTGACCTGCGAGGTCTCCGACACCAGCCATGTGTCGCCGCATCTGCGGCACGCGACGAGCAACGACGAAGGCGGACGCGGGCTGTTCCTCGTCGCCCAGTTGGCGCACCGCTGGGGTGTGCGGTACTCGTCCCGGGGCAAGGTCGTCTGGACTGAGCAGGAGATCCCGGGTAGTTGACCACCCGTGTGATGTGGCTCACACTACCTCGTTTCATGTCACATTCGGCCGCCTGTTCCTGTCCTTTAGGTGGGAGTGCACCAGGGAGGCAGGAGCAACCGCATGTCCGTAACCCAGACGGAAGACTCATCGCAGGGCGCGATGGGCACCCGTCCGCCCACCCGGGCGAAGTCCGGCGAGCGCCTCGCGGACTGGGCCGATGGCCGGCTCGGGATACATGGCGCCGGGCGTAAGTACGCAAGAAAGGTGTTCCCCGACCACTGGTCCTTCCTCCTCGGCGAGATCTGCCTCTACAGCTTCATCGTCATCCTGCTGACGGGCGTCTACCTGACGCTGTTCTTCAACCCGTCGATGACCGAGGTCGTGTACGACGGCTCCTACGCTCCCCTGAACGGCGTGCGGATGTCCGAGGCGTACGCCTCCACGCTGGACATCTCGTTCGACGTGCGCGGCGGTCTGCTGGTGCGTCAGATCCACCACTGGGCCGCGCTCATCTTCGTCGTCGGCATGCTCGTCCACATGATGCGGCACTTCTTCACCGGCTCGTTCCGCAAGCCGCGTGAGATCAACTGGGTGTTCGGCTGGACGATGCTGTTCATCGGCCTCTTCGAGGGCCTGCTCGGCTACTCGCTCCCGGACGACCTGCTCTCCGGCACGGGCCTGCGCTTCGTGGAGGGTGCGACGATCTCCACGCCGGTGATCGGAACGTACCTCTCGTTCTTCCTGTTCGGCGGCGAGTTCCCGGGCCACGACATCATCCCGCGCTTCTACGCACTCCATATCCTGGTGCTGCCAGGGCTGATGCTCGCCCTGCTGGTGGCGCACCTGATCCTGGTCTTCTACCACAAGCACACGCAGTGGGGCGGTGCCGGCAAGACCGAGAAGAACGTCGTCGGCGCGCCGTTCATGCCGGTGTACGTGGCCAAGGCGGGCGGCTTCTTCTTCCTGGTCTTCGGCCTCGTCACCATCATCGCGGCCGTGGCGTCGATCAACCCGATCTGGAGCGTGGGACCGTACCGGCCGGACCAAGTGTCGACGGGCGCCCAACCGGACTGGTATCTGGGCTTCGCCGAAGGCATGGTGCGCATCATGCCCGGCTGGGAGATCAACGCCTGGGGTCACACACTCTCGCTCGGCGTGTTCATACCCATCGCACTCTTCCCGCTCATGCTGGTCGTCATCGGCGCGTACCCGTTCATCGAGGCGTGGGTCACGGGAGACAAGCGGGAGCACCACCTGCTGCAGCGGCCGCGCAACGTGCCCGTGCGGACCGCACTCGGCACCTCGTGGCTGTCGCTCTACGCCCTGTTCCTCATCGGCGGCGGCAACGACGTCTTCGCCACGCACTTCCACGTGTCGGTCAACAACGTCACCTGGGCCCTGCGGATCATGGTGTTCGTGGTGCCCGTGCTCACCTTCATCCTCACCAAGCGCATCTGCCTGGCACTGCAGCGGCGCGACCGGGACAAGGTGCTGCACGGCCGCGAGACCGGCATGATCAAGCGGCTGCCGCACGGCGAGTACATCGAGGTGCACGAGCCGCTCCCGCAGGCGGAGCTGCACAAGCTCACCTCGCACGAGCAGCCGCAGCCGTACGAACTCGGCCCGGAGACCGACGCCAACGGCGTCCGCCGGCCCCCGGCCGGCATCACCAACCGGGTGCGCGCGAAGCTGGCGCACGCCATGTTCGGCCCGCACACGCGCATCGAGAAGCCGACCATCGAGGAATACCGCGCGGTCGCACACGACCACGAGCACGCGGAGCTGCCGGCAGGCAGCGGGGAACGCACGCTCGAATCCGCGGACGAGAGCCCGGGCGGCCGCTCGTCCGGATGAGGTACGGCCCCCCGACGGCCCTCATCCGGCACTGAGGCAGGCCCCCGACCGGGTGGGGCGCGGACCCCCGACCGCGCCCCACCCGACCTTTTTGGTTAGGCTACCCTAAGCTTTTTCGAGCGAGGGGTGGCGACGGCGTTGGGCATCGAGGTGTACCGCGACTCCTGGGGCATCCCCCACATCCGCGCCGCCGATCATCGCGAACTCGCCTACGCCCAGGGGCAGAACGCCGCCTTCGACCGCGGCTGGCAACTGGAGGTCGAACGCCACCGCGCCGCCGGCACCTCCGCGGCGTTCCTGGGCGAGGCGGCCCGCGACTGGGACGTCTTCGCCCGCCGGGTCCGGCTGGACGACACCGCGCGCCGCTGCTTCCGCCACCTGGCCGAGGAGGACCGCGAGACCGCCGGCTGGGTGTCGTCGTACGTCGACGGGGTCAACGCCGGACTCGCCCAAGGCGCCGCGCGGGCCCCGGAGTTCGCGGCCACGGGGCTCGCGCCCGGCCGCTGGTCGCCGTGGACGCCGCTGGCCGTGTGGCTGTCCACCCACATCCTCTTCGCCGGCTTCCCCGCGAAGCTGTGGCGCCGGATGGTCGACGCACACCTGGGCGCCGGGGCGGTGGAGCTGTTCGCCACCGACGGTCCCGGCACCGCGGGCAGCAATGGCTGGCTCGTCTCCGGCGAGCGGACCGCGGACGGCGGCGCGCTGATCGCCGGGGACCCGCACCGGTTCATCGAGAACCCCGGGGTCTACCAGCAGATCCATCTGGCCTGCCCGGAGTACGACGTCGTCGGCTTCGCCGTCCCCGGCGTCCCCGGGCTGCCGCACTTCGGCCACACGGGCGGCGTCGCCTGGGCCATCACCAACGCGATGGCCGACTACCAGGATCTCTACATCGAGCGGCTGCGCCGCCGCGCGGGCCGGATCGAGGCGCTGGGCCCCGACGACTGGCAGCCGGCCGCGTCACACACCGAGACCGTCGAGGTCGCGGGCGCGGCGGCGACCGGGGTCGAGGTGGTGGAGACCGGCCGCGGGCCGGTGATCGCCGAGGTGCCGGGGAGCGCGGCGGACGGCGAGTGGGAGGCACTGAGCCTCAGGTATCCGCCGCGGGTGTACGGGGAGCTGGGCTTCCCGGCGCTGCCCGCGCTGCTCAGGGCCCGTGAAGTCGCCGACGTGGACGCGGCGCTCGACGGCTGGGTCGAGCCGGTCAACGTGGTGCTGGCCGCCGACACCGCGGGCGGGCTGCTGCACCGGGTCGCCGGGACGGTGCCGGTACGCGACGAGGCCAACCTGCGCGGGGCCGTACCGGCGTGGGAGGCGGCGTACGCGTGGCGCGGGCGGCACGCGCCGATGCCGTCGGTGCCGGTGGCCGGCGGGATCGCCGTGATGGCCAACGAGCGCGGCCCGGCAGCCCCGTTCGGCGCCGAGTTCGCCCCGCCGTACCGGGCCGAGCGCATCCGCGAGCTGCTGGCCGGCGGCGGGTCCTGGCGCGCCGGGGACATGGCCGCCGTCCACACCGACACCCTCAACGCCGCGGCCCGGCCGCTGCTGGACCTGCTCGCCGGCGTCGACGGACTCGGCCCCGCCGCCGCGGAGTTGCGCGACCGGCTGCTGCGCTGGGATCTGCGGATGGCGGCGGACAGCGCCGACGCGCTGGCGTACGCGCGGCTGCGCTCCGCCGTCGTCCGCGCCCTGGCCGCGCAGCCCGCGCTGACGCCGCTGGCCGACCCGCCCCCGTACCCCGCGCTGCTGCTGCCCTGGCTGGACCTGCACACCCGGATCGGGTACGCCCTGGGCACCCTGCTCGCCACCGACCGGCTGCCGGAGATCGACCTGCCCGCGCTGGTGCGGGCCGCCGCCGAGGAGACCGCCGCGCACCTCGCGGCGGCGGCTCCGGGCGCCCCCTCGACCTGGGGCGAGGCGCACCGGCTGGCGCCCTGGCAGGCGCTGCCCGGCGGCACGGGCGGCCCCGGCGGCTCGGGCGGCCCCGGCGAGCCGTGGCCCGGGCTGGCCGGTGACCACGACTGCGTGCTGGCCACCGCCGCCGTTCCCGGCGTCACCGACCTGTGTGCCCGCGGCCCCGCCGCCCGCTACGTCTGGGACGTCTCCCGCCGCGAGGAGAGCCGCTGGGTGGTGCCGTTCGGCGCGTGCGGCGTCCCCGGCGCCCCGCACCATCGCGACCAGCTCGCTCCCTGGCAGCGCGGCGAGTTGATTCCCGTACTCACCGACTGGCAGGCCCTGAAGGAGTCCCATGACGACCGCTGACCCCGCGCCCCGCGACCGGAGGCCACGGCACGAGCAGCAGGCCGGCGGCTTCGGCACGGTGCGCGTGGTGCCGGTCGTCCCGGACGCGGACGCGGCCCTGCTGCACGGCTGGGTCACCGCGGAGCGCGCCCGCTTCTGGGGCATGGCCGGGCTGTCCCGCACCCAGGTCCGCGACGTCTACGCGCACATGGACACCCTCCCCACCCACCACGCCCACCTGCTGCTGCGCGACGGCGCGCCGGTCGCGCTGGTGCAGACGTACGAACCGGCCGCCGACCGGGTCTCGGAGTGCTACCCCGCCGAGCCCGGCGACCTCGGCCTCCACCTGCTGGTCGGCCCCGCCGAGGGCGCGGCGGAGCCCGGTTTCACGGCCGCGCTGATGGGGGTGATCATCCGCTTCGCCGCGGCGGCGGGCGCGCGGCGGCTGGTTGCCGAGCCGGACGCGCTCAACGGGCCCGCGATCGACCGGCTGCGCCGCGAGGGCTTCGCGCTGGGACCGGAGGTCACACTGCCCGAAGTGGACCTGCCGGAGGTGTACTTGCCGCCGAAGCGGGCCCGGCTGGTGTTCCGCCCGCTGGCCGGGGGCTGACTTCCCTGCTCACCCGTCCCCGGCGCCGTCGTCCGGTGGCAGGCTGCTGCGGTACGGCGGCATGAAGCGCAGCCGCGGCATCTGGTCGGCGAGCACGCCGCCGTCCACGACGATCCTGGCGCCGGTGATGTACGCCCCGGCGTCCGAGGCGAGCAGCAGCAGCGCGCCG from Streptomyces sp. CMB-StM0423 includes the following:
- a CDS encoding zinc-dependent alcohol dehydrogenase family protein, which produces MRAAVIEAPGTVTVTDVPDPTPGPREVVVDVAACGLCGTDLHILQGEFAPTLPVVPGHEFAGEVVGIGRDVTEVAVGDRVAVDPSLYCHECRKCRTGHGNLCERWGAIGVTVAGGAAEYAVAPVANCVRLPDHVRTQDAALIEPLSCAVRGYDVLNSKLAAHVLIYGTGTMGLMMLELAKRTGAAAVDVVDLNPERLATAQKVGCSRAAATPEEFGQPEGWDVVIDATGNAAAIQDGLGRVGKAGTFLQFGVADYATTATIEPYRIYNQEITITGSMAVLHSYERAAELFAADVLDPELLISDRLPLEQYPAALEQFASGKGRKIVVVP
- a CDS encoding SpoIIE family protein phosphatase, which codes for MAGAHPSAQLDALLLGVLFDRARSALLVFDSELRLLRANASACLLPGVPEEPAEEDGERTERGAPSARDVGAVADGAELQQLLRHVLASGDPVRGVRMAGDGDRVLSVSAYPMSDGDGEGALVAVLAHVRDITERRRARSRLELLYAAEARIGALLDVGRVAQELAAVVVPALADAVVVDIADSVWRGEQSAPAQGVEELALRRAAVAPSAYREEDGVGAQVRYPYASPQSSALTDLRPRLIQHPAHAGPAVGGDGDRGHSVPEPDPASGPPGERGAPVTLPDAADEAHSLIFVPMTARGALLGLVTLYRSERPTPFDDADLRLATEVAELAAVSVDNARRQTRTHTTASALQRSLLPAHLPENSAIEAGLAYVPGTFPGTGGAGGDWFDVIGLSGARVALVVGDVTGTGLHAAATMGRLRSAIDTMAGLDLPPDELLTHLDALVSRLMQEPPDPFADPQRNLPTPAATCVYAVHDPIAMRVTLALAGHPPPVVVRTDGSSEVVEAATGPALGGGSSTYGCAELDLPEGSLLALYTNGLLPERPEESLARLRRSLARPGRPVQDLCDAAVRDLLPARPSDDAVLLAARLRALPPDRVVSVRLPVDHSALSDARDLVRRRLTEWGLRELTLPTELIVSELLANAVRHAPGPIGLKLILQSVLTCEVSDTSHVSPHLRHATSNDEGGRGLFLVAQLAHRWGVRYSSRGKVVWTEQEIPGS
- the qcrB gene encoding cytochrome bc1 complex cytochrome b subunit translates to MGTRPPTRAKSGERLADWADGRLGIHGAGRKYARKVFPDHWSFLLGEICLYSFIVILLTGVYLTLFFNPSMTEVVYDGSYAPLNGVRMSEAYASTLDISFDVRGGLLVRQIHHWAALIFVVGMLVHMMRHFFTGSFRKPREINWVFGWTMLFIGLFEGLLGYSLPDDLLSGTGLRFVEGATISTPVIGTYLSFFLFGGEFPGHDIIPRFYALHILVLPGLMLALLVAHLILVFYHKHTQWGGAGKTEKNVVGAPFMPVYVAKAGGFFFLVFGLVTIIAAVASINPIWSVGPYRPDQVSTGAQPDWYLGFAEGMVRIMPGWEINAWGHTLSLGVFIPIALFPLMLVVIGAYPFIEAWVTGDKREHHLLQRPRNVPVRTALGTSWLSLYALFLIGGGNDVFATHFHVSVNNVTWALRIMVFVVPVLTFILTKRICLALQRRDRDKVLHGRETGMIKRLPHGEYIEVHEPLPQAELHKLTSHEQPQPYELGPETDANGVRRPPAGITNRVRAKLAHAMFGPHTRIEKPTIEEYRAVAHDHEHAELPAGSGERTLESADESPGGRSSG
- a CDS encoding penicillin acylase family protein — translated: MGIEVYRDSWGIPHIRAADHRELAYAQGQNAAFDRGWQLEVERHRAAGTSAAFLGEAARDWDVFARRVRLDDTARRCFRHLAEEDRETAGWVSSYVDGVNAGLAQGAARAPEFAATGLAPGRWSPWTPLAVWLSTHILFAGFPAKLWRRMVDAHLGAGAVELFATDGPGTAGSNGWLVSGERTADGGALIAGDPHRFIENPGVYQQIHLACPEYDVVGFAVPGVPGLPHFGHTGGVAWAITNAMADYQDLYIERLRRRAGRIEALGPDDWQPAASHTETVEVAGAAATGVEVVETGRGPVIAEVPGSAADGEWEALSLRYPPRVYGELGFPALPALLRAREVADVDAALDGWVEPVNVVLAADTAGGLLHRVAGTVPVRDEANLRGAVPAWEAAYAWRGRHAPMPSVPVAGGIAVMANERGPAAPFGAEFAPPYRAERIRELLAGGGSWRAGDMAAVHTDTLNAAARPLLDLLAGVDGLGPAAAELRDRLLRWDLRMAADSADALAYARLRSAVVRALAAQPALTPLADPPPYPALLLPWLDLHTRIGYALGTLLATDRLPEIDLPALVRAAAEETAAHLAAAAPGAPSTWGEAHRLAPWQALPGGTGGPGGSGGPGEPWPGLAGDHDCVLATAAVPGVTDLCARGPAARYVWDVSRREESRWVVPFGACGVPGAPHHRDQLAPWQRGELIPVLTDWQALKESHDDR
- a CDS encoding GNAT family N-acetyltransferase gives rise to the protein MTTADPAPRDRRPRHEQQAGGFGTVRVVPVVPDADAALLHGWVTAERARFWGMAGLSRTQVRDVYAHMDTLPTHHAHLLLRDGAPVALVQTYEPAADRVSECYPAEPGDLGLHLLVGPAEGAAEPGFTAALMGVIIRFAAAAGARRLVAEPDALNGPAIDRLRREGFALGPEVTLPEVDLPEVYLPPKRARLVFRPLAGG